The DNA segment TTCAGGGTGGTCATGTCGGGATTCCTCACGGGCGGGGAAAAGGGTCGCCGCGCCAGCGGATGGGACGGCGGGAACCAGGGCACCTGACTGCTTGAAGGCGCCCCGGCTCCTCACTGCGGGACCGCTAGTACGACTTGCGGGCCTTCTTCACAGCGCGCTTCTTGGCGGCGAGGGCCTTCTTCTTCCGCTTCACGGAAGGCTTCTCGTAGTGCTCGCGCTTGCGGATCTCGGAAAGGATTCCGGCCTTCTCGGTGGCCTTCTTGAAGCGCTTGAGAGCGCTTTCGATGGACTCACCTTCCTTCACTC comes from the Corallococcus caeni genome and includes:
- the rpsU gene encoding 30S ribosomal protein S21, coding for MPGIRVKEGESIESALKRFKKATEKAGILSEIRKREHYEKPSVKRKKKALAAKKRAVKKARKSY